In Serratia marcescens subsp. marcescens ATCC 13880, a single genomic region encodes these proteins:
- a CDS encoding Qnr family pentapeptide repeat protein has product MSLMLKGEKIDRNRFTGEKIENGSFMLCDFSGADLTGTEFIGCQFYDRDSRQGGNFSRAILKDASFRSCDLSMADFRHASALGVEIRECRAQGADFRGASFMNMITSRTWFCSAYITKSNLSYANFAKVVLEKCELWENRWHGAQVLGASFSGSDLSGGEFSGFDWRAADVTQCDLSNAELGELDLRTTDLQGVKMDSHQAAQLLERLGIAIIG; this is encoded by the coding sequence ATGAGTCTGATGTTGAAGGGTGAAAAGATTGACCGTAACCGCTTTACCGGCGAGAAGATTGAAAACGGCAGCTTTATGCTGTGCGATTTTTCGGGCGCCGATCTGACCGGTACCGAGTTTATCGGCTGCCAGTTTTACGATCGCGACAGCCGACAGGGCGGCAATTTCAGCCGCGCGATACTGAAAGACGCCAGCTTCAGAAGCTGCGATTTGTCGATGGCCGACTTCCGCCATGCCAGCGCTCTGGGGGTGGAGATCCGCGAATGCCGCGCGCAGGGCGCCGATTTTCGCGGCGCCAGCTTTATGAACATGATCACCAGCCGCACCTGGTTTTGCAGCGCCTATATCACCAAAAGCAACCTGAGCTATGCCAACTTCGCCAAGGTGGTGCTGGAGAAATGCGAGCTGTGGGAAAACCGCTGGCACGGTGCGCAGGTGCTCGGCGCCAGTTTCAGCGGTTCCGATCTGTCCGGCGGCGAATTCTCCGGTTTCGACTGGCGTGCCGCCGATGTCACCCAGTGTGATTTGAGCAACGCGGAACTGGGCGAGTTGGATTTGCGTACCACCGATCTGCAGGGCGTCAAAATGGACAGCCACCAGGCCGCGCAGCTGCTGGAGCGGCTGGGGATCGCAATCATCGGCTAA
- the cspE gene encoding transcription antiterminator/RNA stability regulator CspE: protein MTNKMTGLVKWFDAGKGFGFITPADGGKDVFVHFSAIQSNDFKTLDEGQQVEFTIENGMKGPSAGNVVAL, encoded by the coding sequence ATGACCAATAAAATGACGGGTTTGGTAAAATGGTTTGATGCAGGTAAAGGCTTTGGCTTTATCACCCCGGCAGACGGTGGAAAAGACGTGTTTGTACACTTCTCCGCTATCCAGAGCAACGATTTCAAAACGCTGGACGAAGGCCAACAGGTTGAGTTCACTATCGAAAATGGCATGAAGGGGCCTTCTGCCGGCAACGTGGTCGCGTTATAA
- a CDS encoding isochorismatase family protein — translation MSTPANFNGQRPVIDANDAVMLLIDHQSGLFQTVADMPMTELRARAAALASIATLSKLPVITTASVPQGPNGPLIPEIHQNAPHAQYVARKGEINAWDNPDFVAAVKATGRKTLIIAGTITSVCMAFPSISAVAEGYKVFAVIDASGTYSKMAQEITLARVVQAGVVPIDTAGVASELQGSWNRADAQQWAEVYTKIFPAYQLLIESYLKAQDVVKNNELLDSQR, via the coding sequence ATGAGCACTCCAGCCAACTTCAACGGCCAGCGTCCTGTTATTGATGCTAATGACGCAGTCATGCTCCTGATTGACCACCAGAGCGGCCTGTTCCAGACCGTCGCCGATATGCCGATGACCGAACTGCGCGCCCGCGCCGCCGCCCTGGCCAGCATCGCCACCCTCAGCAAACTGCCGGTGATCACCACCGCCTCGGTGCCGCAGGGCCCCAACGGCCCGCTGATCCCGGAAATTCACCAGAATGCGCCGCACGCGCAATACGTCGCCCGTAAAGGGGAAATCAACGCCTGGGACAACCCGGACTTTGTGGCGGCGGTCAAGGCCACCGGCCGCAAGACCCTGATCATCGCCGGCACCATCACCAGCGTCTGCATGGCCTTCCCGTCCATCAGCGCAGTGGCCGAAGGCTATAAAGTTTTCGCGGTGATCGACGCCTCCGGCACCTACTCAAAAATGGCGCAGGAAATCACCCTGGCGCGCGTGGTGCAGGCCGGCGTGGTGCCGATCGACACCGCCGGCGTGGCCTCGGAGCTGCAGGGCAGCTGGAACCGCGCCGACGCTCAGCAATGGGCCGAGGTTTACACCAAAATCTTCCCAGCCTATCAGTTGCTGATCGAGAGCTACCTCAAGGCGCAGGACGTGGTGAAAAACAACGAACTGCTGGACTCGCAGCGTTAA
- a CDS encoding universal stress protein, producing MAYRHIVVATDLSEDAEFLLGKGARLAAALNAKLSLIYIDIHRAGYYVDLGVGDYNYTDRTFSERVKNMLNAIKGQSSYPVEEVIVSRGALTEELNRVAKEKGFDLVIFGHHHDVWSRLVSSARQAINELKVDLLVVPIEKK from the coding sequence ATGGCTTATCGGCATATCGTTGTCGCCACGGATCTCAGCGAAGACGCCGAGTTCCTGCTGGGCAAGGGCGCCAGACTGGCCGCCGCGCTCAATGCCAAACTTTCCCTGATCTATATCGACATTCATCGCGCCGGTTATTACGTCGATCTGGGCGTGGGAGATTACAACTACACCGATCGCACATTTTCGGAGCGGGTGAAGAATATGCTCAATGCGATCAAAGGGCAGTCGTCCTATCCGGTCGAAGAGGTGATCGTCAGCCGCGGCGCGTTGACGGAAGAGTTGAACCGGGTGGCGAAGGAAAAAGGGTTCGACCTGGTGATCTTCGGCCACCACCACGATGTCTGGAGCCGGCTGGTTTCTTCGGCGCGCCAGGCGATCAACGAACTGAAGGTCGATCTGCTGGTTGTCCCCATCGAGAAAAAATAG
- a CDS encoding SDR family NAD(P)-dependent oxidoreductase produces MRFDNKVVVITGAGNGMGEAAARRFSAEGAIVVLADWAKEAVDKVAASLPKGRAMAVHIDVSDHVAVEKMMNEVAEKLGRIDVLLNNAGVHVAGSVLETSIDDWRRIAGVDIDGVVFCSKFALPHLLKTKGCIVNTASVSGLGGDWGAAYYCAAKGAVVNLTRAMALDHGGDGVRINSVCPSLVKTNMTNGWPQEIRDKFNERIALGRAAEPEEVAAVMAFLASDDASFINGANIPVDGGATASDGQPKIV; encoded by the coding sequence ATGCGTTTTGACAATAAAGTCGTGGTTATCACCGGTGCAGGCAATGGCATGGGGGAAGCGGCGGCGCGGCGTTTCTCAGCCGAGGGCGCGATCGTGGTGCTGGCCGACTGGGCCAAGGAAGCGGTAGACAAGGTCGCCGCTTCGCTGCCGAAGGGCCGAGCGATGGCGGTGCATATCGATGTGTCCGATCACGTCGCGGTTGAAAAAATGATGAACGAGGTGGCGGAAAAACTGGGCCGCATCGACGTCTTGCTGAACAATGCCGGCGTGCATGTGGCGGGCAGCGTGCTGGAAACCAGCATCGACGACTGGCGTCGCATCGCCGGGGTTGATATTGACGGCGTGGTGTTCTGCTCCAAATTCGCCTTGCCGCACCTGCTGAAGACCAAAGGCTGCATCGTTAATACCGCGTCGGTGTCCGGCCTGGGCGGCGACTGGGGCGCGGCCTATTACTGCGCGGCGAAAGGCGCGGTGGTCAACCTGACGCGCGCCATGGCGCTCGATCACGGCGGTGACGGCGTGCGCATCAACTCGGTCTGCCCGAGCCTGGTCAAAACCAACATGACCAACGGCTGGCCGCAGGAGATCCGCGACAAGTTCAATGAGCGCATCGCGCTGGGGCGTGCGGCAGAGCCGGAAGAGGTGGCGGCGGTGATGGCGTTCCTGGCCAGCGACGACGCCAGCTTTATCAATGGCGCCAACATTCCGGTCGATGGCGGGGCGACCGCCTCGGACGGCCAACCGAAGATCGTCTAA
- a CDS encoding NAD(P)/FAD-dependent oxidoreductase, with protein sequence MTEHVKSYYAATANAHQPYPQLNESIECDVCVIGGGYTGLSSALFLVEAGYDVVVLEAARIGFGASGRNGGQLVNSYSRDIDVIEERYGAESARLLGSMMFEGAEIIRSRISRYAIDCDYRPGGIFAALNNKQFHALIEQKRNWERYGNTQLELLDADRVRQEVASDRYVGALLDHSGGHIHPLNLALGEAEAIRLQGGRIFEQSAVTNIRHGEPALISTANGQVKARFVIVAGNAYLGDKLEPRLAKRSMPCGTQVVTTEPLAPEIAQALIPQNYCVEDCNYLLDYYRITADHRLLYGGGVVYGARDPDDIDNLIRPKLLKTFPQLKGVRIDYRWTGNFLLTLSRMPQFGRLENNVYYMQGYSGHGVTCTHLAGKLIAELMRGDAERFDAFAKLPHLPFFGGRNLQIPFTAIGAAYYTLRDRIGV encoded by the coding sequence ATGACTGAACACGTAAAAAGCTATTATGCGGCCACGGCCAACGCACATCAGCCCTATCCGCAACTGAATGAATCGATCGAATGCGACGTCTGCGTGATCGGCGGCGGTTATACCGGCCTCTCCTCCGCGCTGTTCCTGGTGGAAGCCGGTTACGACGTAGTGGTGCTGGAAGCGGCGCGCATCGGTTTCGGCGCCAGCGGCCGCAACGGCGGCCAGTTGGTCAACTCTTACAGCCGCGACATCGATGTGATTGAAGAGCGTTATGGCGCGGAAAGCGCCCGCCTGCTCGGCAGCATGATGTTCGAAGGCGCGGAGATCATTCGCAGCCGCATCAGCCGCTACGCTATCGACTGCGACTACCGTCCCGGCGGCATCTTCGCCGCCCTGAACAACAAGCAGTTTCATGCGCTGATCGAGCAAAAGCGCAACTGGGAGCGCTACGGCAATACCCAGCTCGAGCTGCTCGATGCGGATCGGGTGCGCCAGGAGGTCGCCAGCGATCGCTACGTCGGCGCGCTGCTCGATCACAGCGGCGGTCACATCCATCCGCTTAATCTGGCGCTGGGCGAGGCCGAGGCGATCCGCCTGCAGGGCGGGCGCATCTTCGAGCAATCGGCGGTGACGAACATTCGCCACGGCGAACCGGCGCTCATCAGCACCGCCAATGGCCAGGTGAAGGCGCGTTTCGTCATCGTCGCCGGCAACGCCTATCTGGGCGATAAGCTGGAGCCGCGGCTGGCCAAGCGCAGCATGCCGTGCGGCACTCAGGTGGTGACCACTGAACCGCTGGCGCCGGAGATCGCGCAGGCGCTGATCCCGCAGAACTACTGCGTGGAGGACTGCAACTACCTGCTGGATTACTACCGCATCACCGCCGATCATCGTCTGCTGTACGGCGGCGGCGTGGTGTACGGCGCGCGCGATCCGGACGACATCGACAACCTGATCCGGCCGAAGCTGCTGAAGACCTTCCCGCAGCTGAAAGGGGTGCGTATCGACTATCGTTGGACCGGCAACTTCCTGCTGACGCTGTCGCGCATGCCGCAGTTCGGCCGGCTGGAGAATAACGTGTACTACATGCAGGGGTACAGCGGCCACGGCGTGACCTGCACCCATCTGGCGGGCAAGCTGATCGCCGAGCTGATGCGCGGCGACGCCGAACGCTTCGACGCCTTCGCTAAGCTGCCGCACCTGCCGTTCTTCGGCGGACGCAATCTGCAGATCCCGTTCACCGCCATCGGCGCGGCCTACTACACGCTGCGCGACCGCATCGGCGTCTAA
- the puuC gene encoding aldehyde dehydrogenase PuuC — protein MNFHHLQYWQQRAQTLKIEHQLFIDGRYQPAAAGKRFAAEDPAGRRELAQVARGEAADIDRAVSAARAAFERGDWAQAAPAQRKTTLLRFADLMEQHHEELALLETLDTGKPIRHSLRDDVPGAIRCIRWYAEAIDKVYGEIAPTGREALALIEREPIGVVGAIVPWNFPLLLACWKLGPALAAGNSVVLKPSEKSPLSAILLGKLAQQAGLPDGVLNVVPGYGHDAGKALALHRDVDALTFTGSTLVAKQLMIYAGESNMKRVWLEAGGKSANIVFADCPDLDQAARCAAAGIFYNQGQVCIAGTRLLVEASIEQAFLQALRKHAATFMPGDPLDPDTVMGTLIDSGHCEKVAGYIDRGLSQGAALFLDGRDHPQGDHAGYLGPTILTQVDNAMSVARDEIFGPVLAVTTFDDEQQALQLANDSDYGLGAAVWTRDLARAHRMARQLKAGTVFVNNYNDGDMTVPFGGYKQSGNGRDKSLHALDKFTELKTTWISLE, from the coding sequence ATGAACTTTCACCATTTGCAGTATTGGCAACAACGGGCGCAGACCCTGAAGATTGAGCACCAGCTGTTTATCGACGGCCGCTACCAGCCGGCCGCCGCGGGGAAACGTTTCGCCGCCGAAGATCCCGCCGGTCGCCGTGAGCTGGCGCAGGTCGCGCGCGGCGAAGCCGCCGACATCGATCGGGCGGTCAGCGCGGCGCGCGCCGCCTTTGAACGCGGCGACTGGGCCCAGGCCGCCCCGGCGCAGCGCAAAACCACGCTGCTGCGCTTCGCCGATCTGATGGAACAGCATCATGAAGAGCTGGCTCTGCTGGAAACGCTGGACACCGGCAAACCGATTCGTCACAGCCTGCGCGACGACGTGCCGGGCGCCATCCGCTGCATCCGCTGGTACGCCGAAGCGATCGATAAGGTGTACGGCGAAATCGCCCCCACCGGTCGCGAGGCGCTGGCGCTGATCGAGCGCGAGCCGATCGGCGTGGTCGGCGCCATCGTACCCTGGAACTTCCCGCTGCTGCTGGCCTGCTGGAAGCTCGGCCCGGCGCTGGCCGCCGGCAACAGCGTGGTGCTCAAACCCTCCGAAAAGTCGCCGCTGAGCGCCATCCTGCTCGGCAAATTGGCGCAACAGGCCGGGCTGCCGGACGGCGTGCTGAACGTGGTGCCCGGCTATGGCCACGACGCCGGCAAGGCGCTGGCGCTGCACCGCGACGTCGACGCCCTCACCTTTACCGGCTCTACGCTGGTGGCGAAACAGCTGATGATTTACGCCGGCGAATCGAACATGAAGCGCGTCTGGCTGGAGGCCGGCGGCAAAAGCGCCAACATCGTCTTCGCCGACTGCCCGGATCTGGATCAGGCCGCCCGCTGCGCCGCCGCCGGCATCTTCTATAATCAGGGGCAGGTATGCATCGCCGGCACTCGCCTGCTGGTCGAAGCGAGCATTGAGCAAGCGTTCCTGCAGGCGCTGCGCAAACACGCGGCGACCTTCATGCCCGGCGATCCGCTCGATCCCGACACGGTGATGGGCACGCTGATCGACAGCGGCCACTGCGAGAAAGTGGCCGGCTATATCGATCGGGGGCTGAGCCAGGGCGCCGCGCTATTCCTCGACGGGCGCGACCATCCGCAGGGCGACCACGCCGGCTATCTGGGGCCGACCATCCTCACCCAGGTGGACAATGCCATGAGCGTGGCGCGCGATGAAATCTTCGGCCCGGTGTTGGCGGTGACCACCTTCGACGACGAGCAACAGGCGCTGCAGCTGGCCAACGACAGCGACTACGGCCTCGGCGCCGCGGTCTGGACCCGCGATCTGGCGCGCGCGCACCGCATGGCGCGCCAACTGAAGGCCGGCACGGTGTTCGTCAACAACTACAACGACGGCGATATGACCGTGCCGTTCGGCGGCTACAAGCAGAGCGGCAACGGCCGCGACAAATCGCTGCATGCGCTGGACAAATTCACCGAATTGAAAACCACCTGGATCTCGCTGGAATAA
- the puuR gene encoding HTH-type transcriptional regulator PuuR gives MSDVSLAPGKRLSQIRQQLGLSQRRVAELSGLTHSAISTIEQDKVSPAISTLQKLLTVYGLSLSAFFAEPEKPAEPQIVIDSDDLIEIGSQGVSMKLIHNGDPNRTLAMMIETYEPGTTTGERIKHQGEEIGTLLEGEVVLQVNGQSYHLLAGQSYAINTGIPHSFSNTSARICRIISAHTPTTF, from the coding sequence ATGAGCGACGTCAGCTTGGCACCGGGAAAACGTCTGTCGCAGATCCGTCAACAATTAGGGTTGTCGCAGCGCCGGGTCGCCGAACTGTCTGGGTTAACCCACAGCGCCATCAGTACTATCGAGCAAGACAAGGTCAGCCCGGCCATCAGCACGCTGCAAAAGCTGCTGACGGTGTACGGTCTGTCGCTGTCGGCGTTTTTCGCCGAGCCGGAAAAACCGGCTGAGCCGCAGATCGTGATAGACAGCGACGACCTGATCGAAATCGGCAGCCAGGGCGTTTCGATGAAGCTGATCCACAACGGCGACCCGAACCGCACGCTGGCGATGATGATCGAGACCTACGAACCGGGCACCACCACCGGCGAGCGCATCAAACACCAAGGGGAAGAGATCGGCACGCTGCTGGAAGGCGAAGTGGTGCTGCAGGTCAATGGCCAGAGCTATCACCTGCTGGCCGGGCAGAGCTACGCCATCAATACCGGTATTCCCCACAGTTTCAGCAACACGTCGGCGCGCATTTGCCGGATTATCAGCGCCCATACGCCGACGACATTCTGA